The DNA window CGGTGGACGGTTACGGAGACGAAATAGACCAGCATGAACAACAAGAATCCAACGACGAGGCCGCCGAGTTCGACCGTCCCGATCCCAGCGGGCGAGAGCACGGCCAGGGCTGTCAGGGCGACGACGAAGATTACGATCGTGAACGCGCCGATGGCATAGTAGAAACCAACATCGGAGCCAAAGCGCTCTTTCATCGGTTGAAAATCCGCTTCGAGTCATGAAAACAGTACCGACAGTTGGATTTCGCCCCGGGCCACGGGAATCGAAGTCAGTACAGTAGACTCTGGGTTATCGGCTCGTACTCCTCGGGAAGTTGCTCAGCAATTGCGTCCGGCTCCATCGTGCCGTTGACGTTGACCAGATATGCACAGCCGTGGTCATCCCCGTAGACGCCTTGAAAGTCATAGACAAAGCCGTAGATGTCGATGCCGTCCGGGACGTTCGGGGAGTTACGGAGGAACTCCGCCTGATGGTCAACGTTGTATTCGACGAGTTGGTTGATCACTAAATCGTCGTCCGCGTTAGCGTCGATCAGGTCGCTCTCGAGGGCGTCCTCAACGACGGGTACAAGCATGCGGATCCACTTGTCGACGCCCTGGGGCCCGGGTAGTGAGTCGCCCGTTGCGACGCGATAGGCTGCAGTGATGGCTCCACAGCCGGTGTGGCCGACGACAGCCGCGACCTCGGTGTCCGTGTGGTGGATCGGGTAGAGCAACCCGCCGTCGACGATCCGCTCGCCGTCGTCTTCGTCCCAGACCTGATTGCCGATGTTGCTCGGTGTAAAGACCTGTCCTGCATGATCGACGCCCCACATGTCCTCCTGTGGCACCCGCGAGTCCGAGCAGGAGATGGCGACGATGTCTGGGTGCTGTTCAACCTGCACGTCCGCGAAGTAGTCTTCCGGCAGAGAGTTGACGTGGTGGCGATTGCCCACGAGCAGTTCCGCAAGGATTCCGTACTCGCTGTCGGCGTCGGAATCGCGGCCGCCTCTACCGCTCGGTTCGCTATCGGTTCCCATAGGTACCCTATCTCGGCGGCGGTGAAAAGCTTCTCCGGCGATCCCGGCTCGAGTGCAAGCCAGCTGTGACCTGCCAGCTACTTTCCGCAATCCTGTGTCTCTTCACGCAAGCTCTGTTACAGACGCACATGGCTGACACCAGACAGTGGCGACTCGCGAGCCGCCCAACCGGAACACCGACAGCGGAGAACTTCGACCTCGTCACCATCGAGCGACCCGACCTCGGTCCAGGTGAGGTACTCGTCCGAACGCTGTACCAGTCCGTCGATCCATACATGCGCGGGCGGATGCGCGACGCCGAATCCTACGCCGAACCGTGGGACGTTGGCGAACCGATGCAGGCCGGCGTCGTCGGCGAAGTCCTCGAATCCGAGGCCGACGCCTTCGAGGCGGGCGACGTTGTCACGGGCAACCTGCTGTGGGCCGAACACGCCGTCGCAGATGCTGACGAACTCCGGCAAGTCAACCCCGATCTCGGTCCCGTCTCGACCGCACTCGGCGTGCTCGGAATGCCCGGCGTCACGGCCTACTTCGGCATGCTCGAGGTAGCCGATCCTGGCCCCGGTGACACCGTTGTCGTCTCCGGCGCAGCGGGCGCAGTCGGCTCCGTCGCGGGACAACTGGCGCGTCTCTCAGGTGCTCGAGTCGTTGGAACTGCCGGCAGCGACGAGAAGACCGACTGGCTCTCCGACGAGTTGGGATTCGACGCCGCGATCAACTACAAGGAAACGGAGGACCTCGCAGGCGCGATAGCCGAGGCCTGCCCGGATGGCATCGACGCCTACTTCGACAACGTCGGCGGACCGATTACGGACGCCGTCTGGCCACTGTTGAACGTTCGCGCCCGGGTAGCCGTCTGTGGGCAAATCTCGCAGTACAACGCAACCGAACAGCCGACCGGACCGCGAAAGCTCGGCAAACTAATCCAGTCTCGCGCCCGCGTGGAAGGGTTCCTCGTGGGCGACTACGAAGGTCGGTGGGGCGAAGCACTCGAGCGCCTTTCGGGGTTCATCCACGAGGACGAGTTACAGTACCGCGAACACGTCGTCGAGGGCTTCGAGGACGCACCCGATGCCTTCCTCGGGCTGTTCGAGGGCGAGAACATCGGCAAACAGCTCGTGCAGGTGGCTGAGCGCGACGTCTGATCGTCGCCCACAGCACTGCGGTCCGCTCGGCAGCACAGCATACCGCAGCACCGCACAACACACCACCGCATAGCACCGCACAGTCCCGAAGCTTTTTGCGCCGATTCTGCTATCGTACAGCCAGACCACGATGGACCGAACGGACACCCACGCGGACTCAATCCCCGACTCGAGCAGCGAGTCCGATGACGACCCGCGGGAGGCGAACGTCTCGGCACCAGGACTTGGTATCGACAGAGACACGCACACGCTCGCGGACGGCCGCCAGCTTGCCTACGCCACGTTCGGTCCTGACGACGGCACACCGCTGATTTTCCATCACGGCACACCCGGCTCTGGCGTCCTCGGCGCGGTCCTCTCGTACGCCGCCCGCGGACAGGGCGTGCACCTGATCGCACCGACCAGGCCCGGCTACGGCCGCTCCGATCCGTATCCAGCGGGAACGCTCGAGACGTGGGCCGAGGACTGCGAGGAGCTAGCTGACGCACTCGGCCTCGAGACCTTTGCCGTCGCGGGGTTTTCCGGCGGCGGGCCGTATGCGCTGGCTGTCGCTGACGCCCTCCCCGAGCGTGTCACGGCGGCAGGCATCGTGAGCCCGCCGGTCCCCGAGAGCGCGGGCGTCTTCGGACGTCTCGCCCGATTTCCGCGACTACTTGGGCTCGCCTTCCGTGCGGGCAACGCCCTCGCACGCTACCGCGGCGACCAGTTCGTCGTGGACCGACTCACCGAGCGCTCACTGCACAAAATCACCATCGAAATCGTCGGCCAGGACTTCCGAACCGCACTCGAGAACGGCCCCGCGGGCGCGGTGCGCGAGAGTCGCCTGCTCGCGGGTGACTGGTCACTGTCAGATCCAGGCCCTGCAGTCGAGACGACCGTCTGGCATGGCGCCGGTGACACGAATGTGGCGCTCGAGGCCGTGCAGGATGCCTACGCGGAACGAGAGCACACGACGGTTCACACCGTCGAGAACGACCATCTAGGGACCCTGATTTCGGTTCGAAAAGACATCGTCGCAATCGCAGAATAAGACAACTAGTCCGTCAGTCCGTAGCCGATCTTGAACAGATAGACATCAATTGCGAGCACGACTGCCGTTAGCGCCGTCAACACGCCAAGCGAGAGCCACGGCGCAATATCGGCGTAGGCTGCTGGCGCGACCTGATGCAGGTCGGAGTAGCCAAGCAATCCGTACCGGACGCT is part of the Natronolimnobius sp. AArcel1 genome and encodes:
- a CDS encoding alpha/beta fold hydrolase, which codes for MDRTDTHADSIPDSSSESDDDPREANVSAPGLGIDRDTHTLADGRQLAYATFGPDDGTPLIFHHGTPGSGVLGAVLSYAARGQGVHLIAPTRPGYGRSDPYPAGTLETWAEDCEELADALGLETFAVAGFSGGGPYALAVADALPERVTAAGIVSPPVPESAGVFGRLARFPRLLGLAFRAGNALARYRGDQFVVDRLTERSLHKITIEIVGQDFRTALENGPAGAVRESRLLAGDWSLSDPGPAVETTVWHGAGDTNVALEAVQDAYAEREHTTVHTVENDHLGTLISVRKDIVAIAE
- a CDS encoding NADP-dependent oxidoreductase, encoding MADTRQWRLASRPTGTPTAENFDLVTIERPDLGPGEVLVRTLYQSVDPYMRGRMRDAESYAEPWDVGEPMQAGVVGEVLESEADAFEAGDVVTGNLLWAEHAVADADELRQVNPDLGPVSTALGVLGMPGVTAYFGMLEVADPGPGDTVVVSGAAGAVGSVAGQLARLSGARVVGTAGSDEKTDWLSDELGFDAAINYKETEDLAGAIAEACPDGIDAYFDNVGGPITDAVWPLLNVRARVAVCGQISQYNATEQPTGPRKLGKLIQSRARVEGFLVGDYEGRWGEALERLSGFIHEDELQYREHVVEGFEDAPDAFLGLFEGENIGKQLVQVAERDV
- a CDS encoding carbonic anhydrase is translated as MGTDSEPSGRGGRDSDADSEYGILAELLVGNRHHVNSLPEDYFADVQVEQHPDIVAISCSDSRVPQEDMWGVDHAGQVFTPSNIGNQVWDEDDGERIVDGGLLYPIHHTDTEVAAVVGHTGCGAITAAYRVATGDSLPGPQGVDKWIRMLVPVVEDALESDLIDANADDDLVINQLVEYNVDHQAEFLRNSPNVPDGIDIYGFVYDFQGVYGDDHGCAYLVNVNGTMEPDAIAEQLPEEYEPITQSLLY